TTGgccaactaaaaggcgacatgtccaATAGCTAGCTGTAGCAGAGATGCACATGTTGAGATGGATATGTGGTTACACAAGAAAGGGTTGGGTCCGGAATGATGATCATGTACAACattgtctgagatggtttgggcatatacaACGCAGGCCTCCAAAAAGTGCCAGTGCGTAGCATACAGTTAAGGCATGTTAATAATCTTAAGACAGGTCGGGGTAGACCAAACTTGACAAGGGAGGAGTCCGTAAAAAGAGATATGAAGGACTGGAATATCACCAAAGATTGAGCCATGGACAGGGGTGCAGGGAAGCTAACTGTCCACCTGCCAGCTGAACCATGACTTGGTTTTGATATCTTATGGGTTtcaactctagcctaccccaacttgcttgtgACTGAAAggatttgttgttgttgttattcctTATTCATAGGAAAAGTAGGGGAAAGCATAGAATAGGAAATTTTCATTTGGTGACACTATTCATCCATTTGGTTCAAATGAAGACACATAGGAAAATGAAGGATTTTTCACATTTGGTTTGAGTTTCAAAGGAAAAACAAAGGCATTTTACAATCTACTCAAACCTCTTTTATGCTTTGATATGTAGAAAGAGCAAGGCAAATTCCATAGGTTGAATAATAACAATTTAATCTTACCTTGGGAGAATCTACTACAGACATACCCTAGTTATTGAAAATTAGATAAAAGTAAATGACAATATTCTTCTCCGCTTTATTGATATAGGGGTCAGCCACTTTATATAATAGACAAGACTTGACCAACAAGCCGGTAAATATAGTCAAACTCTAATAGTCTCTAAACTACTAGACTCTTTCCTAACAAAGTTGCTTAATCAACTTGAACTCTAATTAAGGGATAATACTCCATGTCTGATATATGTGTCGGCCCACATAACTATCGAACTCATGCTTTAGCCAATTCATCCAGAAGTCCGAACAAGAGGTCTCGAGTATGACCCTGCTAACATAGTGTTGAAAATAATGATATTTGTGGCCTAAATCGATCCCACGCTAAGGGATAAAGCAACCTAGATGTGGAGGGGAGTGTTAAAATATATTGACTGCCTCTCTCCATCAGTTCAGACTTTCGGATAAATTGGCTGGAGCTTGAACTCAATATGACATTTCTCCCTTCCTTGAAAAATAGCTTGTTTGCAAGTTGCTGGTTGTCAATTGCCTCCCAAGGACCCTGGGTGCAACTAGTTGTGGTGGTCGTAGTCGTTAGCCTCGATGAAGAAGAGCCGAGCGCACCAATGACCATGAACATAAATCTCATCGCAGTTGAAGCAAAGGCCCTGAGAACGACGTTCTGCCAACTCAGGGGTGAGGCGTTGAACCTGCCATCGCGGGGTTGGCCATGGAGTGGTCAACAATAGAAAAAGTGCTAGCGGTGCTGGCGGGGAAGGTATTTTGGCTGCATTCACCCCAAGAGAATCGGAGTGGCACAAGGGCCTTATAGGCCCAAAAAAGCTCGTGTGGTGATGTTGGAGTAAAATGTCGTTGTTCATAGGCCTTGGCAAAGGAGATGAGGGTGTGGAGGTCAGATAGTTGTATTGTGTTCCAGCTCGACAGGATCCCCATTGGAGATGTACCGAAAGTTCTTTGGCATGCCTCTCTCatcctcaatgatcatgttgtgcaagatgatgcAACCTGTCATTATTTTCCATAGAACCTCTGGCTTCCAATACTCGGCAGAGCCACGAATAATGGCAAAGCGCTTTTGAAGCACACCGAAAGCTTTCTCAACATCCTTTCTTTTGGACTCTTGACGCATTGCATAGTGGGATATCTTGTTGCCTTTAGGACACTAGATTGTCTTCACCAAATGTGGCCCATGGAGGATAGATGACATCTACAAGGTAGTAGCCCATCACGTATTGACGGCCATTGATAACATAATTGCAAGGAGGAGCAGATTATCCTTGGATTTACCGGAAGCGGAGGAAGAATTAGTAGCAGGTTACCAAACTGAATATTCCGGTATCAAATATGGTTTATTTTATCTTGTTTCTTACCTAAATTTATTAGTTTCTTCTTTATTTGTAACAGTTCTCTATCTCTGGCAACAAGCCTTGCGTACAATGCTGATCTAGAAAGCACATTCATGTCATTATGAGAGCCATGCAAGCCAAAAAAAGAATGTCAAATCCATAGATCCTCCGATGCAACTCCTCAAGAATGATGGTTGGATCTGTGGAGTGCCCTTCGTACCGACCTCTCCATCCCGTAGGACCATTCTTCCATGtgcaatgcatgcaatcaattaaTCCAAGCATCCTTGGCAATCCTCGTTCTTCACTCAATCCAAGAGTCTCTGCTCTTCACTCAACCCAAGAGTCTCCATGTCTTCATCATTGGGTGCCCTCAAGTACTCCGGTCCATAGATATCAATGACGAATTGTGTGTTGTGTCTTCGTCATTGGGTGCCCTCAAGTACTCCGGTCCATAGATATCAATGACGACTTGTGTGTTGTCTTCATCATTGGGTGCGCTCAAGTACTCCGGTCCATAGATAATGACGACTTGTGTGTATCTTCGAACGGCCTCTAGGATTGAATCTTCCCCAATGCGAACATAGTTATCAATGGCGTCTGCAAACACCCATAGTCAAGCACTCGAACAGCCACGCCACACTTCATCAAAGGGCTTGCACGTATCTCTCTGATGCATTTCTCGTATGTGTAAACCATGGATCGTGCTCCTCAAAAAAATTTGCAACGCTGAGGAAGAGACTTCGGTGCATCCAAAATCACCGGCGAAAATATTTCTCTGGATAGGTTGAATTGGGTGCAAAGTAACCCTTCATAAGCTTGGCATGGCTTTTTGCTCTATTCCGATTGGGTGCAAAGTAATGACGTGGCCGAACTCCAGTTTTTGGAATTTCATGAGTGTGGTCGTGATTTTGAGCCTCCTAACTCATCCTCGGGTGCTCTACAGCATCTCGGTCGTCCGCTAGTTCTGATTTGGACAAAACCAAGATGCTCTAAGGATAGCGTGGGAAGGCCACGGAGTCCACAAAGGCATGGGACCGGCAAGCGAAGTTGAGCATGCATGTTATGGCTGGCATATACTACAGCTCAGGCAGTTAGGGGCCTGGCCtagttatcttatcgttattaggggcttagcccagttatCATATTTGGAGATTATATAAACTCATGCAAGGACTCGTTTGAAGTTAAgcagaagcaatcatatttgctcggcttcctgaagggagccgggagacctaaccctagccgccgcctcctgcgccctctctctctctcttgacggCGCCCCAGCGCCGGCGACCTCGTCTTCCTCCACGCCAAGCCCCCTTCCACCCCTACACAACCTCGTCTTCTTCCACGCCAAGCCCCCCTTCCACCCCTACAACCTACGAGCTAGACCTGGTAGGATCCCAGCTCCTATCAATCTGGTACCAGGTGTCTCAGGCTCGATCATGTCCGCGCCACCGCCCATCCCCTCCCTCCCGCTGCCGATCGCATCCTCGTCGCTGATGACCACCGCGACCAGCACGCCGTCCATGACCGGGCCGGTCTCCTCTGCCGCCTGGACGCCACCTGCGCCCGCCCCTGCCCCCGCCGTGCTCACCCCGGaggagatgacggcggcgctccGGGACCTGACTCAGGCGGTCCATGGCATCTGCACCTTCCTCGCGGGGCACTATGGGCTGCAGCCGCCCGCCCCCGTCACCACCATCACGGGGCCGTAGCAGCTCCCATGGAAGCCGTCACCACCAGCGACCTCCGTCGCATCCATCATGTCGTGGCcgcagcagcagccgccgccgccgccaccggcaaTCTCGGGGTCGGTCTTTCCGTCGACGGCGCCCGTGGTGCCCATCCACCAGGTCCGTTTCTCCCCGTCGCCATCTCCGCTATCGGCCTGGCTCGCCGGGTCCATCGAACTGGTCTATACGATGGCCTCAGGACAGCCGCACGTGATGTCACCGCCGGCGCCGCCCCCGACCATGCAGTTCGGCGGGTCCTCGGGTGCTGCGGGTCCCTACGATGGTGTGGACAGGCCCCTTTTCCATGGCGGTACTCTGCAGCCCTCACACTCGGCGCCGTCGCCCTCGCTGTTCCGCGCGGATGACACATACCGCCCGTCGTCCACGCCCAGCCACCACCGAGATTCTCCAAGCTGGAGTCCGCAACCTACAACGGCACCGTCGACTCCCTGAATTGGCTCAATCAATGCGACCAATTTTTCAGGGGGCAGCGCACGCTCGCGTCTGACCGCACCTGGATCACCTCCTATCATCTACGAGGCGCCGCCCAGACATGGtattacgccctcgagcaggacgagggcggcatgccaccatagagagttTCCGCGATCTGTGCCACTTGCGCTTTGGTCCGCCTATACGCGGGAGCCGTCTGGTGGAGCTTGGGCGCCTTTCGTTCCTCACCACAGTGCAAGacttcgccgaccgcttccaggcacTGGTGTGCCATGCCCCCGGCGTTTCGGCTCGTCAGCGCGCTGAGCTCTTCATCGGCGGCCTACCGGACCACATCCGCGTGGACATGGAGATGCGCGGGCCACAggacctccagacggccatgtactacgcccgcgcgttcgagcgtcgcgcggtggccatccagcaggcgTCACCGCCCCGGGCTGCTGAGCCGCCACCCTGGCCGGAAGTTCCCGCGCAGGGTCGGCCTGCTCAGGCTTCCGCGGCGCCCCTCGCCGCGACCGCAGCGCGCCCGTTCCGCCGGTTCACCCCGGCCGAGcaactcgagcgtcgccgccaagggttcTGCTTCAACTGcaaggatgtaagtggcaaataaatggcATCCGCAATCCCgtttagttagtttttgctagcttgatAGTTCATTTTactcaaacaaacaaaaaacctTTTTGAACTATCATATCATAAGTGGACTTTaaacgggattaaacgggacccggtTTACATCCCTattcaactgcgacgagccctacgtGCCTGACCACGTCTGCGCGCGACTCTTCTACCTAGAGGCTGCAGACTACATTGAGGAGGACACCGCCGCCACCGGGCTCGGCGACCTGCCCGCCCCAGCTGACGCGGAGGTGTTTGGTGCCTGTTGATCACCTCGAGGAGTTCCGCAAGCGCTTCCCCGCcttccagctcgaggacgagctgtttgtgcaggcggggagagatgttatgaccggcataTACTACAGCTCGGGCAGTTAGGGGCCTGGCCcagttatcttatcgttattaggggcttaggcCAGTTATCGTATTTGGAGATTATATAAACTCATGTAAGGACTCGTTTGAAGTTAAGCAGgagcaatcatatttgctcggcttcctgaagggagccgggagacctaaccctagccgccgcctcctgcgccctctccctctctcgcAGCGGCACCCCAGCGCCGGCGACCTCGTCTTCCTCCACGCCAAGCCCCCTTCCACCCCTACAACCTACGAGCTAGACCTGGTAGGATCCCAGCTCCTATCAATGCAACTTTTGCCAAGGTAGATAGGAAACATCAACTTGGCAAGGCCAAACTCACCAACTTCGCCAGGGCACAACACATGCATCAACCAGACGAAGCCAGACCTACCAACTTTGCTAAGGCACAAGATAGACCAGATCGGCCTAGTAAAGCCGACCATAGTCAAGCACTCGAACAACCACGATGAACATCATCAATGGGCATGCACGTATCTCTCCCGATGCATTTTACGTATGTGTAAACCATGGATTGTTCTCCTCAACAACTTTTGCAATGCTGAGGAAGGGACTTTAGTGCATCCGAAATCGCCAGCGAAAATGCTTCTCTGGATAGGTTGAATTGGGTGCAAAGTAATCCTTCATAAGCTTGGCATGGCCTTTTGCTCTATTCCGATTGGGTGCAAAGTAATGTCGTGGCTGAACTCCGGTTTTTGGAATTTCACCAGTGTGGTCGCGATTTCGAGCCTCCTAACTCATCCTCGGGTGCTCTACGACATCTTGGTCGTCCGCCGGTTCTGATTTGGACAAAACCGAGCTCGGTGGTGGCCTTTTTCGTCCACGAGAGTGGCTGTTAAGGCAGCGGTGAAGATATGGGGTGGTTCTGGCTGCAGCGCCAGCGGCAAGCTAATCTAACTTGGCCCAAGAGGAGCGAGTGTGGTGGCTAGCGGGGGAAAGGAAATCGGCGGAGACAACACTGGGGTGGAGAGTGTCGAGTGATATGGAGGAGCCGCACGAGAGGTATTTTTGTTGAGAAGACTGACAAGCTGCCTAATTTTTCATTTGAGGAGTTAAACCGGCTGAGGGTTCTGCTAGGTGTGGCTTAACTCCTCAAAAGGTAATATTTTGAGTTGAACACTTTTGAAGGTTTGGCTAGAGATGCTCCAAGGATAGCGTGGGAAGGCCACGGAGTCCATAGAGGCAGGGGATCGGCACAACGAAGTTGAGCATGCAACTTTTGCCAAGGTAGATAGGAAACATCAACTTGGCAAGGCCGAACTCACCAACTTTGCCAGGGCACAACACATGCATCAACCAGACGAAGCCAGCCCTACCAACTTTGCTAAGGCACAAGATAGACCAGATCGGCCTGGTAAAGCGGACCCTGCCAACTTCGTCAAGGCATGGGGCTACATGCCGTTGAGGGTATGCTCGTGAATGTTCCTTTAGGGTTACGGTTAGTGACCGGGATCTCTATAATAGCAAAGCGGGCCAGCACATTTTGCGAAAAATAATATAAAGAGAGAATAGAAAAGGGTGATCCCATTTAGAATGTTTTTGGCGAGTTATCCTTAGACCATTCAGAATGCCATCACCGTCAAGGTTGGTACACCCCCTTGCACCCTTGGTGAGGCCATAGGTTGAATAGGGGGCATCTCAGTTTAATTGTCTCGGATGTTCTTGGTGACAAAATTAATAATCTGCAGTCTAATGGTAAAATGAAAATCTCATCATCGGTTTTATAGAGATCATTTTTCTTTCATTTCCATACACATGTAATTTAGCTAACCGTTGATCCTAATTGGCAGGGTACTGCACGTTTATCACTGGGAAGCCCTGCTCGAGGCATCAATATGACAGACCATGTGTTGTTCGAATTCAAACTTTGCATACGGATTGAAGACCAACCTGACGAGGGGCCAAAAGAGGAGCTTCTAATTGAAGGATGTACTGAGTTGAGCAATATGTTCAGACCATCATTTGTTGAAACCCAGCGTCTTTATGGAGAGAAGTGTGGATTGGACCTGAAGTTTGCCGTACTGAACAGCGCAGTTCAAGCAAAGATTGATGTTGAGATAGTTTACGCTCCTGCATGTGGCCTTATTCTGAATCTGTATGCCAAGACGAGTGGCTTCGGGGATATTATCCGCCTATTTCGTGGACGTTCAAAAGCCGGTGGTAGATTCAGTTCTGTTGTGGGGGTTTTGATAGATAGCTACCTTGATGTTTGCGTTGAAGGGTCTTCCAAAGAGGGTCTTTGTCAGAGGTCGCCTCAAGACGGCTGTGGTCTTGATCAGAAGCTGCCCTGTTATACCTGGACAGGCAGATTTGGTGCATGCTATCGTGGAACAGTGGTTGAAAAGGTGAAGTTTGATAAATTCACTACGATTTCAGTGAAAGTGACTTGGAGTATGGTCGATGAAGAATGGCGCATCCGATATGCTTAGAACGGAGCTTCTATGTTCCGGTAAGAAAAGAACTTCTATTCTAGTGTAAGCACAAAAGGGATTTGTTGCTGCGCTGCAAAACTATTTGCTACTAGTATAGTGTCTTATACTCTGTTAAATGTGATATATTCTTTAAAACTGATAAGTGAGAGAAACTAAGGTCTACTACATTTCTTAAACGTAATTTTATAAGTTCAACACATCAGATCTCCCATTTCCTGTGGAGTTGACAACTATAAGTAACCATGACTAGGCAGAAGTATGGATGTCTTATTTTTGTTTAGAAACTGGCACTATGCTTGTTAGATGAGATCTCACATGAATATACATGTACCAGGGCCAGAAGAAAGCGGAGTACAATATATATCTGACCAAGTATGGGTGGTTTGCTGATGGAATACAAATACATATACCAATGCGAATATGGAGTACTATATATGTATATATCTACAAATATAATGCAAATGTGGAGTACAATACTACAGTATGTACTATAGTATATAGAGCCAGGGAATGACGAATAGTAGACATTACTTTTCACTCTTAATGAAGGAGCCTAAcacctgctgctgctgttgctactgctgctgctctggccACTCGCGTACTCCTCTACCCACTTCTCCCATTCCGTTCTGGACATGATTCTTAAGGTGGTAGCAGCTTTCCTGACAGCCATTCCATTCCATTCTGGTGTATTTCCGTCTAGGGTAAAACTCATTTTTCCTTTCACGTGTCGATAAAAACCCTTGCTCAAATCACCCCAGTTCCTAATTAGCAGTTTACTGTTGTCTGGCCCAACAGTATTCTCCTTATCCAGGTGAAGCAGAGCATCATAGTTGATCTCGTAGATGGGAATGAACCTGGGACCTTCAAACAACATCACATGAATAACCCAATGGAGTCATTCTCTTTGACGAGGTCCTTGCTCAGCGGTCTTTCTCCATAGGTTGCCAGGGTGTGGAAGGCAGACTTCAACCGATGATATCCCACCTTGAAATTTGCAAGCTGACATGACAGCAGCTTAGGGTACATGCCAGTAGTGTGGAGGGCATCAGACTTCCTCATTATCTTCGACTCTTTGTCATCAACCTCAAAACGATCCCCACTATTGTTCACAATGCCCCTAAACCATGCTTGAAATTTTGTGCCGACCAGTTGCAGACTCTTCTTGCCATCTATAACTTCTATTACATACATACCAGATGGTGTATAATTTTTCTTTGGAGTCACAGGAACTGTTACCTCCTTGCCTTCCACAGTAACAGTAAACTTCACGTCGGTTTCTTTCGCCATGTGACTTCTGATGGCTTCGACACATGTTTTGCAATTCTCTCGTATAACCTATATTAAAATTGACTTGCACAATTTAGACAGAATCTAGAAGCAACCACATCTTTGGGTGATAAAACTCATCAATGTGCTGTATAGTAATAATTGTGTATACCTCCAGAATGCCGGTTGCCATGGAATTGTTCGTGGATGCTCTTCCTTGTGATATATCCTGCACACAAAAATGATAGCAGTAGAACAAAATTCAGAGATCGCCTGAAAACTGATTGCAGCTCACCAACTTTTTGTTTCATAGAATATTAGCAGCATTTCCTAATGATTTGCATGCACTTGTTCGTTTCTGTTCTGTTTTGCATAATTTGTACCCGATCATCACCAAAAGCATTGCTTACATCGAGCTAGGTGGTTAAAGTTTTATTTTTGAAAGAACCTAGATGGTTAATTATCAGTTCTGAAGATTAACATGCTGGTTGCCTACTCAAAAAATAAGTATAATGGTCAGTAAATTAGTACACATGGAGTGGCAGGTAAATATAAAGTGGCAGGGTGCAACCCTATTTTGTCAAACTGAAAGAGGACCTAAGAAAGCTTCTAAATTTTACTGGACGTAGAAAATTCGCACATTTATTTTCTTGAAGTCACTTAGGTTAAACTAAAAACTCGATTGTATATGGATTATGGAGCCCATGTGGACATGTTGAAGGAATTTTTGTAGTGATTAGGTTTCCCGACCATAAAGTTTGTACGATATACATATAAAGGAAACCGTAAGATGGAACCATATAccataaaatcaaaataattaagtagtatactcttataaaaaataccaATGTCTTCCTGAATGTTGGATTAACTTGCATCACAAGAAAAATTATTGTGGTAAATGGGAATTAATTTCAAGATAATGAAGGAGAGCAACATCCATGCATGCATGTCTAACAGAACAATTCTACAGGACCTATCAAACAATGTAAACATTTTCTGGTTACGAGGACAATTCTACAGAACAATTCGACAATCCATCGCTTGCATTTACAGCCATGAGAATTCAATCGGATAAAAGGAACATCATGGTGAATGTTAGTCTCAGCACTATTTGCAAGTAAATAAATACACAATTTGGGAATATTTTGATAGACATTCCAAATACACTTTTATTTGAGAATTTCCGAATACATTTCTTTGGAGAAATTCTGAATGCACCTTCTTATTAAACTTAACCATTTCACTTTAGATATATAGACTAGCTCTGCAAATGTGCTCCGAAATACGCTCCCGCAAAATTTAGTTACAGCAGAGATATCTCTTATGAAGGAGTAACATACTCTAAGCATACATTTGTAACTAATTAAGAGGATCATCCTAAAGGGCGTACTTAGCTACCGTTAGTAGCTGAACATTCATGCTGAAAGATAATAATTTTCTGGTCTAACTGCAATACACAAGCCACACATAAAATCGGCAAGTTAAAAAGTAGTACTCCCttagtccggaattacttgtcatcaaaatggatgaaaatgaatatatctagaaataaactaaaatacatttagatacatccatttcagtgataagtatttccggacagagggtgcGAAGTAAAGCTAGCGGTACCCATAGAAACAGCTAGCAGTAGAAGAAACTACAGAGATTCTCTGACTATTGGCAAAACAAATCACGGCTAGAACTTTTCATTGCAAAGTATAGTAGCAGCATCCCTAATTATTTGCATATGTTAATTTCTGTCCTAGTGGGCATAAATGGCTAGACAAAAAATTTAGTTAAGGAAATTACTACAGCGGGGAGGTTTTTTTTTTTACAACAACGGCCCCGCCCCCACAGCGGATGATCAAAAGGATAGCCTACAAGCACCTTTTTTTCGCAAATAAAAGCACATAAGTTTAAGATACACGTGCTAAAAAGATTATACATGCAAATATAAAGAGGAGGAGGATGCATGTAGGAAAGGTTGTCCATTTTATTTTCTTCAAGTCGGTTGGGTTGATGTTTTTTTTTTGACAATAAAATATACTTTCTTCATTTCATAATGTAGGACTTTTTTCATACTACACCAGAGTAAATAAACGCCTTCGTTATGAGACGGAGGGTGTACAACG
Above is a window of Triticum dicoccoides isolate Atlit2015 ecotype Zavitan chromosome 5B, WEW_v2.0, whole genome shotgun sequence DNA encoding:
- the LOC119305267 gene encoding uncharacterized protein LOC119305267, producing MPPSPSTSPSDCGDSAMSITADEDHAGWTFGDSGSDKEEEWTNRPFTVDDFPRVSYDRGEQTYTIYANPDFCRRGPAPLSLFRAYNDPLVDKERDWFCEEYELHDESEITVNNVGINDCSNSCDRSTMVLVQFFDLKIAGYHHTQPGPAKIFGFFAARDRIKPLRNYVYKREIDNYEAVAVNRKMGTARLSLGSPARGINMTDHVLFEFKLCIRIEDQPDEGPKEELLIEGCTELSNMFRPSFVETQRLYGEKCGLDLKFAVLNSAVQAKIDVEIVYAPACGLILNLYAKTSGFGDIIRLFRGRSKAGGRFSSVVGVLIDSYLDVCVEGSSKEGLCQRSPQDGCGLDQKLPCYTWTGRFGACYRGTVVEKVKFDKFTTISVKVTWSMVDEEWRIRYA